A genome region from Fusarium musae strain F31 chromosome 5, whole genome shotgun sequence includes the following:
- the CCT6 gene encoding T-complex protein 1 subunit zeta (EggNog:ENOG41~BUSCO:EOG09262516) yields the protein MSAAQLLNPKAESRRRGEALKVNISAGEGLQDVLKSNLGPLGTIKMLVDGAGQIKLTKDGNVLLREMQIQNPTAVMIARAATAQDDICGDGTTSVVMLVGELLKQADRYISEGLHPRIITDGFEVAKVEALKFLDSFKLAKEVDRELLLNVARTSLATKLNSTLAAKLTPDIVDAVLAIYQAPAKPDLHMVEIMKMQHRTAADTRLIRGLALDHGARHPDMPKRLENCYILTLNVSLEYEKTEINSSFFYSSAEQRDKLVESERRFVDAKLKKIVELKKELCGNDSTKNFVVINQKGIDPLSLDVLAKNNILALRRAKRRNMERLQLVCGGVAQNSVDDLSEDVLGWAGLVYEQTLGEEKFTFVEEVKDPKSVTLMIKGPNAHTIAQVTDAVRDGLRSVYNMIVDKSVVPGAGAFQVACASHLKSDAFGKSVKGKAKWGVEAFADALLIIPKTLAANAGLDIQDALADLQDEYADGNVVGLNLETGEPMDPELEGVFDSYRVLRNCIASSSSIASNLLLCDELLKARQMGRAGGPGPGMDGPNDHM from the exons ATGTCGGCAGCACAACTCCTCAACCCCAAGGCCGAGTCCCGA AGGAGGGGCGAAGCTCTGAAGGTCAACATTAGCGCTGGTGAAGGCCTACAGGATGTTCTGAAGTCCAACCTGGGCCCTCTGGGCACCATCAAGAT GCTTGTTGACGGTGCGGGACAG ATCAAGCTGACCAAGGATGGAAACGTTCTCCTCCGAGAGATGCAAATACAAAACCCTACCGCCGTTATGATTGCTCGAGCAGCGACCGCTCAGGACGATATTTGCGGTGACGGAACCACCTCGGTGGTCATGTTGGTTGGcgagcttctcaagcaaGCAGACCGATATATCTCTGAAGGACTGCACCCTCGTATCATCACTGATGGTTTTGAGGTTGCCAAGGTTGAGGCTCTTAAG TTCCTCGACTCTTTCAAACTCGCCAAGGAGGTTGACCGAGAACTCCTCCTCAATGTCGCCCGAACATCGCTCgccaccaagctcaactcGACTTTGGCCGCCAAGCTTACCCCCGATATTGTCGATGCCGTTCTTGCTATTTACCAGGCTCCCGCGAAGCCCGATTTGCACATGGTGGAGATTATGAAGATGCAGCACCGAACAGCCGCCGACACTCGGTTGATTCGTGGACTGGCCCTTGATCACGGTGCTCGTCACCCTGATATGCCTAAGCGACTCGAGAACTGCTACATTCTGACCCTCAACGTCAGCCTGGAGTATGAGAAGACTGAGATTAACTCTAGCTTCTTTTACTCTAGCGCTGAGCAGCGTGATAAGCTTGTTGAGAGTGAGCGTCGATTCGTCgatgccaagctcaagaagattgtagagctcaagaaggagctTTGCGGTAACGACAGCACCAAGAACTTTGTTGTTATCAACCAGAAGGGTATCGAtcctctttctcttgacGTTCTTGCCAAGAACAATATTCTGGCTCTCCGACGGGCTAAGCGAAGGAACATGGAACGTCTTCAGCTTGTTTGCGGCGGTGTTGCTCAAAACAGTGTTGACGACTTGTCTGAGGATGttctgggctgggctggcctTGTCTATGAGCAGACACTTGGCGAGGAGAAGTTCACCTTCgttgaggaggtcaaggaccCCAAGTCCGTTACTCTGATGATCAAGGGCCCCAACGCCCACACCATTGCTCAAGTGACAGATGCTGTCCGAGATGGTCTGCGAAGTGTTTACAACATGATTGTCGACAAGTCTGTTGTTCCTGGGGCTGGTGCCTTCCAGGTTGCCTGTGCTTCTCACCTCAAGAGCGATGCCTTTGGCAAGTctgtcaagggcaaggctaAGTGGGGTGTTGAGGCATTCGCTGACGCTCTTCTTATTATTCCCAAGACTCTGGCTGCCAACGCCGGCCTTGACATCCAGGATGCTC TTGCGGACTTGCAGGATGAGTATGCTGACGGCAATGTTGTTGGCCTTAACCTCGAAACCGGTGAACCTATGGACCCTGAGCTGGAGGGTGTCTTTGACTCCTACCGAGTTCTGCGAAATTGCAtcgcctccagctccagtaTCGCATCTAACCTCCTTCTATGTGACGAGTTGTTGAAGGCTCGACAGATGGGTAGAGCAGGCGGACCTGGGCCTGGCATGGATGGACCTAATGATCACATGTAG
- a CDS encoding hypothetical protein (EggNog:ENOG41~BUSCO:EOG09263F11): MASYDSDSSDGEFEETNVLLGYASKEADEDTVSKLGGRPDWLGENAPSAAYARCKVCKDFMALILQLNGELPERFPEHERRIYVFACRRQTCRRKDGSIRALRGLRVWKEEAPKEPKEEKKVEEDKPKKDGPGLGETLFGSKGLGSASGANPFSSNANPFSTSNVSGNPFSSGSANPFSSSSSQPEPAKPASPEPATTALSKTFAESLNIKDTPASPPQPSEPWPTEDAQAQPYPTLYLADADFETLEPTPTNVPTNARLEDADAAEPSILDREAFESSMDATFQKFADRLAQNPEQVIRYEFAGTPLLYSKKDAVGEVVNKGAIPRCPNCTARRVFEVQLTPNAIAELEADDMSLEGMEWGTIIVGVCEKDCSPRGTPVGEVGYLEEWAGVQWEELSKGK, translated from the exons ATGGCCTCATACGATTCCGATTCCTCGGACGGCGAATTTGAGGAGACGAATGTCCTCCTGGGATATGCTTCTAAAGAAGCAGACGAAGACACTGTCAGCAAGCTCGGAGGCCGTCCC GATTGGTTAGGCGAGAATGCTCCCAGCGCAGCCTACGCACGATGCAAAGTCTGCAAGGATTTCATGGCTTTGATTCTGCAACTCAACGGCGAACTCCCCGAACGATTCCCCGAGCATGAGCGACGAATTTATGTCTTCGCCTGTAGAAGACAGACTTGCCGGCGCAAAGATGGCAGCATCCGCGCACTGAGAGGCCTGAGGGTGTGGAAGGAGGAGGCACCCAAAGAGcccaaggaggagaagaaagttGAAGAGGACAAGCCAAAGAAAGATGGACCTGGATTAGGAGAGACTCTGTTTGGTTCCAAGGGACTGGGAAGTGCTTCTGGCGCAAACCCCTTCTCTAGCAATGCGAACCCATTCAGCACTTCCAACGTTTCTGGAAACCCCTTCAGCTCTGGTTCTGCGAATCCATTTTCCTCTTCGAGTTCACAGCCTGAACCTGCCAAACCTGCCTCTCCTgagccagcaacaacagcccTCAGCAAAACATTTGCAGAGTCTCTCAATATTAAGGATACACCGGCGTCGCCACCTCAACCTTCAGAACCTTGGCCCACCGAAGATGCTCAGGCCCAGCCGTATCCTACTCTCTATCTAGCCGACGCCGACTTTGAAACTCTGGAACCTACACCCACGAACGTTCCCACCAACGCCCGTCTTGAAGATGCTGATGCCGCGGAACCCTCGATACTGGACCGCGAGGCTTTCGAGTCAAGCATGGACGCTACATTCCAGAAGTTTGCAGATCGTCTGGCGCAGAACCCTGAGCAAGTTATTCGTTATGAGTTTGCAGGTACCCCTCTCTTATATTCAAAGAAGGATGCTGTTGGTGAGGTTGTGAACAAGGGTGCTATCCCCCGATGCCCCAACTGTACGGCGAGAAGAGTTTTCGAGGTGCAGTTGACACCAAACGCTATTGCAGAGCTTGAGGCAGATGACATGAGTTTGGAGGGCATGGAGTGGGGTACG